CCACCGCGACGGAAGGCCAGCCTGAAAACTGCACAGCTGGCCAGCCCTCAAACTGCAAACGCACGTGTCGCCCCGGTTGAACCAGTGGAGCGTCATTTCCATCAAGCCAGATTTGCACAGAACGGTCTTTCGTAAATGGGACGATCGTACAAATCGGGTCTCCCTGCTTCAGGATGGCAGTACCCAGATTGGGAGTAATCTGCACGATGTAACCATTGAAGGGAGCCTTAATCACCTGACTTTCCTGACGTGAAACTTTGACCTGCATATCCAGCAGTTCCTTCTCGACTTTATTCAGCTCCTGTTGTGATTTGGCAATATCACTCTCTGCTTTGGAAACATCACCATTTGCTTTTCGTAACATGGCTTTGGTCTTGTCGATCTCAGCCTGTGCTTTCTCCACTTTGGCAGTTCGCTCACTTTGTTTGCCTGACAACTCATCTTTTGCCGCGCCATAATAGAACTCTGCGCCCCTGGCTTTGCTGGTTGCTTCTTTCAATTTTCGATTGACTTCCTGCAGCTTCTGCAATGAAATATTATTTTCTGCCTGCAGAGTTTTCATACGCTCATACTCCGCCTGCAGCTGCGGTAATGCTGCATTGTATTCTGCCAGCTTCTGCTGTTCTGCTTGAACTTTCTTGGCGGCCATTTCAATATAAGCATTCTGCGCACTAACCGTTTCACGCTTGACCGTTTCAAAAGCCTGAACCTGTGCCTGATAAGATTCCACAATCGTTTTTGCTGCTTCTAGTGCCCGCTGATTTGCTTCCAGATGTTGTTTGGCAGCAGACAACGCCTGTTGGGTATTCATGACCTGTAGATCCAGGCGTGCAGAGTAGGATTCATCGAGATCACGGATCTCGGCAATGACCTGTCCTTTTTTAACCAGGGCATTCTCAAAGATCTGATCCCCCCAGCGTGCAATGCGGCCTTTGATTGTCGCCTGGATGACCTGTTGTCTCTGGTCTGGAGAATAGGCTAAGACATTGCCCGTGCCCTTCACCGACTGCTGCCACGGTGCAAAAACCATGACAGTAATCGTTAAAGCAAGGATTGCGAACAATACTTTGGCAATCTTACGTGCCAGACGTGATGAGCGCGCCAGCCTTAAAGCAGGCATACTCGATTCACTGTATGCCACAGGGCTCAGTAACGACCACCGATTGTTTTTTGAATGCGATGCCGTGGAATCAAGTGCTTTCTTACCTGGCATGAGAACTCCCCTCTTGTGACACCAGCTGCATATCATCCAATTTATAGATCATGGATCCTGCTTCCGCCAGAGCTTGTCGCCCTGTGACCATAATCATCGTCCAGAGTCGCTCAGAATCAGACAACATAGCCATCATCTGTTCTGCTTCCCCATCAGGAAAACAATCAATTACACCATCCACCAGCAGCAAACGAGGGCGTCCGACAATTGCCCTCGCCAGCATCAGTTTACGAGCCTGATTTTTAGTCAGTGGGTATCCACTTTCTACAAGATGTGTATTCAGCCCCTGAGGCAGTCTGATGATTTCATCAATTAACCCGACCCATTCCAGAGCCTCGCGAACATCACTGGTCGAAACATAAGACCGTTCCAGATGAACATTTTCTTCCAGTGTTCCCGAGAAGATTTCGATATCGCGCACGAGCGCCACATGTTTTCTGAGCACATCCGGTCGCAAATCTCTGGGGTCGATGCCATTGATTGAAACATGACCTTCTTCGGGTTTTGATAATCCGAACAAAAGATCCAGGACCTCACTTTTTCCACTTCCGCTGGGTCCCATCAACATCACACTCTCACCGGATTTAATCTTCAGGTTGAGCGGTTCCGAATGATTCCCACTATGCCCCCTGGATTTAAGCACACTGTTGATCACGACTTCGGCAGGTTTATCATGCGGTAATACCAGCAATCCATCCTGGCGTTCCATCGGCAGATCAAATAAAACCCCAAGCTTATCTACTGATGTCAGCAGATCATAATAACTCTGCAAGTGCTTTCCCATTTTTGCAAATGAACCAACAATTACTGTCACAATCAGCTCCGCTGCTACGAGTTGCCCCAGGGTTAACTGCCCGGCGATAACCAGCCAACCTCCCAGTCCCAATAATACGGTACTGGCAATCGCCTGCAGCCCTAAGGCGAAGATGATCTGCCGCATCACGATGCGAAAATGTTTTTTGCGTGCGCTGAGATATTCATACGTTAAATGATCGGCCTGATCGAGAGCAAATTCAGCCGCCCCTCGATAGCGAAACGCAGTCGGACAGCCTATCAGATCTTCAAGCCAGGCTGCGACTTTGTACTTTGCTTTTGATTCCTTGATGCTGCTGTTGACGGCACCACGTCCGAGCACAAAGATGATAAACACGATCAGCCCCAGCAACACCACATCAAACCCCAGCAGCCAGGGATGATAAAATGCCAGAACGGTCATACCAATCAACGTACTCAATACCAGAGAAATCCCATCAAGCAAAAGTGTTGACGAGGCCTTTTGAACCGTAATGACATCGAAAAAACGGTTCA
The sequence above is a segment of the Gimesia algae genome. Coding sequences within it:
- a CDS encoding peptidase domain-containing ABC transporter, producing the protein MSNDPPRNQDASTDPDSNMIPSDIKSAAWLFEQLAVDSGRSADRTRIRRALIEAISINSSESDVEWWDWLVEASRSLGLKYKVMDCTFRELTDVAREGGRIITRVGSPPEWVALVATKRRRFQVLQPGREQHRVWMSSRRMRRLLQIKNRDEVIRCLIIKPELTTSTDPGHEMHAQLPLDRVLALMKPESSDIWTITVFALVTGLLALATPLAVETLVNTVAFGRLLQPLIVLALMLLAFLSFSAALLGLQTYVVEIIQRRLFARVAADLSYRLPRIVPATIEGQSGRELVNRFFDVITVQKASSTLLLDGISLVLSTLIGMTVLAFYHPWLLGFDVVLLGLIVFIIFVLGRGAVNSSIKESKAKYKVAAWLEDLIGCPTAFRYRGAAEFALDQADHLTYEYLSARKKHFRIVMRQIIFALGLQAIASTVLLGLGGWLVIAGQLTLGQLVAAELIVTVIVGSFAKMGKHLQSYYDLLTSVDKLGVLFDLPMERQDGLLVLPHDKPAEVVINSVLKSRGHSGNHSEPLNLKIKSGESVMLMGPSGSGKSEVLDLLFGLSKPEEGHVSINGIDPRDLRPDVLRKHVALVRDIEIFSGTLEENVHLERSYVSTSDVREALEWVGLIDEIIRLPQGLNTHLVESGYPLTKNQARKLMLARAIVGRPRLLLVDGVIDCFPDGEAEQMMAMLSDSERLWTMIMVTGRQALAEAGSMIYKLDDMQLVSQEGSSHAR
- a CDS encoding HlyD family secretion protein, with product MPGKKALDSTASHSKNNRWSLLSPVAYSESSMPALRLARSSRLARKIAKVLFAILALTITVMVFAPWQQSVKGTGNVLAYSPDQRQQVIQATIKGRIARWGDQIFENALVKKGQVIAEIRDLDESYSARLDLQVMNTQQALSAAKQHLEANQRALEAAKTIVESYQAQVQAFETVKRETVSAQNAYIEMAAKKVQAEQQKLAEYNAALPQLQAEYERMKTLQAENNISLQKLQEVNRKLKEATSKARGAEFYYGAAKDELSGKQSERTAKVEKAQAEIDKTKAMLRKANGDVSKAESDIAKSQQELNKVEKELLDMQVKVSRQESQVIKAPFNGYIVQITPNLGTAILKQGDPICTIVPFTKDRSVQIWLDGNDAPLVQPGRHVRLQFEGWPAVQFSGWPSVAVGTFGGQVVSVDSIDNGLGKFRILIRPDPKDKPWPQDRFLRQGVRANAWVLLNQVPLWYEVWRKLNGFPPAVSVQEPGQKYNKNKPPKLPK